A window of Natronococcus sp. CG52 genomic DNA:
CGAGTGCGACGGCGATGCGCTGTGCGACGTCCGCTCGATCGACGAGCACCGAAAGGACCAGACCGATCCCCGTGCAGACGAGGAGATACGGGATCGACAGCAGGTGCACCAGCGCGAGATGCGCCGGATCGATCGACTCGCCGATCGCGAGCACCAGGACGTAGACGACGGCACCGACGACGACGTTGAGTGCGGCGAGCGGGACCAGCAACGAGGTGAATTTCTCCGTAAGCAGGTTCGATCGAGAGAGTGGAAACGAGAGCAGCAGGTCCATTCGGTCGTGTTCGATGTCGCTCGCGATCGCTCCCCCAGCGGCGTACGCGAAGTACAGTCCCAACCCGAGCAGCCACACGAAACTGTAGAACTGAGCGCCGAGGAATCCCTCGATAGTCGTCATCGCCTCGATCCCGAACGCCTCCATCATGGCGGGCGGCATCGACTCGAGCATCTCGTCCAGATCGACGCCCTCGAGTTGCGTGAAGTACCAGACTACGAACGCCGCGTACGCTCCGATACCGGCGGTCAGGACCGCCGTTCCCCGAATCCGACGGCTCGCCTCGTAGCGGGCGGTCTCAAACATCAGATTTTACCTCCTGACCGGGTTGCTCCGCACCGTTCGTTCCGTAGTAGTGCATGAACACGTCTTCGAGCGGGGGTTCGCTGATCTCGACCTCGAGAACGTCGTAGGTCGCGAGTTTGCGGAGCAGCGTGTTGTAGCCTCCTGTGTAGGTGAACCGGACTTCGTCGCCGATCGTCGCAACGTCGAAGACGCCGTCGAGGCTGGTGAGTTCCGAACGTACCTCGCTGGGAGTTCGAAGCTGGACGCGCTTGCCGCCCTGATCGAGGAGCGTCTCGACGTCCTCGAGTCCGACGAGCCGTCCGGCCCGGAGGATCCCGACGCGGTCGCAGACGCGGCGCACCTCGCTCAGCACGTGCGAGGAGAAGAAGATCGTCGTTCCCCGCTCGCGCTCGCTCCTGACGAACTCGTTGAACTCCTCCTGTTTGAGCGGGTCCAGTCCCGACGTCGGTTCGTCCATGATGACGAGATCGGGATCGTGCATGAACGCCTGGACGATCCCGAGCATCCGCTCGTTCCCGGTCGAGTACTCCCGAATCGGCCGGTCGACGGGCGGCGTGAACACCTCGAGGAGCTCCTCGCGCCTGTGATCGCCTTTGACGGACGCGTGATAGTCGAGGACTCGCTCGCCGGTCACGTCTTCGTCGAACCCGAGGTGCGCCGGCAGGTAGCCGATCCGCCGCTTCGCTTCGATGAGCGCATCCTCGTCGCGGACGTCCGCCCCGAGCACCGTCGCCGTTCCGGACGTCGGCGCGAGTAACCCGAGGAGAGCGCGAATCGTCGTCGTCTTCCCGGCTCCGTTCGGACCGAGGAAGCCGAACACTTCGCCCTCCTCGACGGCGAACGATAGGGAGTCGACGCCGAGGACGCTCCCGTAGTCTTTCGTCAGCTCGGTCACTTCAATAACGGCCATACCTATCCTTGACTCCATGAATAGATATCTTTTGTGGTCATGGGGTTGTGAATGGTGACCAACTTATTTATAGAGTTTCGGAAGCAAGGAGACCCATGCACGGCTTTAGCGACGAAGAACGGGACCAGATCCGGGAGAAACTCGTCGAGGTCGGTCGCGAGAAACTCCTGGCGTTCGGGCCGAAGAAGACGAACGTCGCGGACATCACGGAACCGGTCGGGATCGCCAAGAGCACGTTCTACCTCTTTTTCGACTCGAAGGGCGATCTGTACCTCGAGATCATGCGCCGCGAGACCGACGAGTTTACCAACAGCCTGGAGAGCGAACTCGACGGAATCGAGGATCCACACGAAGGAATCGAGCGACTCTGTCGTTGCTATCGCACGTTCGCCGAACGGAATCCGCTCATTCAGCAACTGATGGCGGACGACCGTTACGCCATGACTTTTCGCGACAACGTCCCGGCGGAGCGGTTAGAAGAGATCCAGCAGGAAGGGATGGCCGAGATTGTACCGTATATCGAGGCGCTGCAGGACCAGAGCGACGGGTTGCTCGCGGAACACGATCCCGCGACGATCCTCGGATTACTCAGTGCGATCGGGCTCCTGGTGTTCTACAGAGACGAGTACGAGGAGTACGCCGATAACTACTACGAACAGGTCCAGGAACTGCTCATCGCGACGCTCGCCAGAGGGTTGACAGCCGAACGGCAGAACTGATGCAGTCGACCCGTCCGTCGGCGCAACCTCGTTCTCCGACGGGACGACAGTCGGTTACTGGCGTTCCGCGTCGACCGCTCCCGATCCGATCGACGAACGAATACCGGCACCACTCGACACCGCTGAAGCTGTGGTCGTCGCACACGACGGTGACACGGGCGCGACGAGACCGGGTCACGAACGTCCGCACGGACTATCTATATCCGGTCGTTCACCTCATTCAACTAAAAGGTTAAATAAGAGCGCGGCGTCTATTCAACCGGATGGTTGAACGAGAGGCGAACGATCCGGACCTCGACGCGATCTTCGGAGCGCTGGCCAACCCGACCCGACGGGCGCTCATCGAGCAGTTGGCCGGCAATTCAGAGAGCGTCGGCGATCTGGCAGAGCCCCACGACATGTCCCTGGCGGCGGTGTCGAAGCACCTGCAAGTGCTGGAAGACGCGGGCCTCATCGAGGTCGAGAAGGACGGCCGTGTACGCCGTTGCCGCTTGGACGCCGCACCGCTGAGCGACGCCTTCGGCTGGCTGACTCGGTACCGGATCTTCTGGGAGGATCGGCTCGACGCGCTCGAAGACCATCTAGAGGAAGATGACCAATGACAGATCACGAGGCGGCCGACGAGACCGAATTCGAACCGAGCGAGTATAACCTGATCATCGAACGAACGTTCGACGCGCCGCGCGAGCGCGTCTGGGAAGCGTGGACGAATCCCGAGCAGGTCGAGCAGTGGTGGGGACCGGAGGGTTTCACGGTACCCCGCTGTGAGATGGACGTGCGGCCGGGCGGATCCTTTCACATCGACATGGAAGCCCCCGACGGGACCATCTACCCCGACGAAGGGGAATTTCACGAGGTCGACGAACCCGAACGACTCGTCGCCACGAGCCGCGCATTCGAGGACGAGGATGGCGACTTCCAGCTCGAGGTGCGCCAGACCGTGACGTTCGCCGACCGCGACGGCAGAACGGAACTCACGCTGGAAGCGGAGGTCATCACGGGGACCCCCGAGGTGGCCGATGCACTCGAGGGAATGGAACTGGGCTGGAGTCAGAGCCTCGACAAGCTCGACGCGTACGTCGCTCAGTCAGCAGGTGATGCGGAGTGACGGACGACGCCGGAACTGGTGATCGGCGGCAGCTCGAAACGGACGAGGCGAGCCTAACCATCCGCCGGACCTTCGACGCGCCGCGCGAGCGCGTCTTCCGAGCTTTCACCGACCCCGAAGAACTCGAGCAGTGGTTCGCACCGGGAGAGGTGACGACACAGGTCCATATCCTCGAACCCGAGCCCGACGGTGCCCTCTCACTCAGCTTCGTGGACGAGGAGCACCCGACCGATATCGAGGGAACGTTCCTGAAGGTGCTCGAGCACGAGCGGATCGTCCATACCTGGCAGTACCCGGGTGAAGAAGAGAGCCGCGTGACCTACGAGTTCCGGGACGTCGACGACGGAACGGAAGTCGTGCTCACCCACGAAGACATCGGTCCGTACCAGGATCGTTCGGCGCGCGAGAACGCCGACGGCTACGCCGAGGGGTGGACCAGCGCGCTCGAGAAGCTAGAAGGGGTTGCGAGCCGCGAATGAAGGAAACGTACGCCGGAAGCTGTCACTGCGGCGCGGTTCGCTTCGAGTCGGAGCTCAATCTGCTCGAGGGGACCACCAGGTGTAACTGCTCGATCTGCGCAAAGACGCGGTACTGGGCCGCCGTCGCTACCCCCGATGCGTTCCGACTGCTGCAGGGCGCGGACGCGTTGACGGACTATCAGCTCGGAGGCGATACGATTCACCACCGCTTCTGCAGTCGCTGCAGTGTCAAGCCGTTCGGTCGAGGGACCGCGGCCGAACTCGGTGGCGACTTCTACGCCGTCAACGTCGCCTGCCTGGACGACGCTACGGACGAAGAGCTGGCAGAAGCGCCGGTCACCTACGTCGACGGAAGACACGACCGGGAGTCGTCGCCCGCCGAGACTCGACACCTCTGAAGCGTGTGATCCTCACCGATGCGCGGACCGTCCACCTGGAGAACGAAAGCCACGGTATCGACATCAAAGTAGCGTCTCGAGCGCATCGAGGTCGTCGTCGAGCCCATCGACGAAACCGGACTTCGAGACGAGCGCGAATCGCTCGTCCCTCGTCTCCGGCCCCACCGAGCGTTTTCGACTTTCGTTCGAAGCGCATCGACGAACCCGCGTCCGGCCGAATCGGCCTACATCGGATCACGCATGGACTCCGTAATGATCGTCCCCTCGGCCCGGTGAAGGATTCCGCTCGCCGTCGCCTTGTTCACGTCGAATTCGTCCGCGATATCCGTGAGCGAGCACCGACGCGGGGAATCGTAGTACCCTCTCTCGATCGCCGCCGCGACGAACTGGCGCTGCCGATCCGTGAGTAACTCGTGCGGATCGTGCGACTG
This region includes:
- a CDS encoding ABC transporter permease subunit: MFETARYEASRRIRGTAVLTAGIGAYAAFVVWYFTQLEGVDLDEMLESMPPAMMEAFGIEAMTTIEGFLGAQFYSFVWLLGLGLYFAYAAGGAIASDIEHDRMDLLLSFPLSRSNLLTEKFTSLLVPLAALNVVVGAVVYVLVLAIGESIDPAHLALVHLLSIPYLLVCTGIGLVLSVLVDRADVAQRIAVALVFVLFLVESLVAGAGDFEWIQYVSPTHYYDPTPILIDGTYRLADTGILLAAFLVLSIVSRFLFRRRDI
- a CDS encoding ABC transporter ATP-binding protein, which gives rise to MAVIEVTELTKDYGSVLGVDSLSFAVEEGEVFGFLGPNGAGKTTTIRALLGLLAPTSGTATVLGADVRDEDALIEAKRRIGYLPAHLGFDEDVTGERVLDYHASVKGDHRREELLEVFTPPVDRPIREYSTGNERMLGIVQAFMHDPDLVIMDEPTSGLDPLKQEEFNEFVRSERERGTTIFFSSHVLSEVRRVCDRVGILRAGRLVGLEDVETLLDQGGKRVQLRTPSEVRSELTSLDGVFDVATIGDEVRFTYTGGYNTLLRKLATYDVLEVEISEPPLEDVFMHYYGTNGAEQPGQEVKSDV
- a CDS encoding TetR/AcrR family transcriptional regulator — protein: MHGFSDEERDQIREKLVEVGREKLLAFGPKKTNVADITEPVGIAKSTFYLFFDSKGDLYLEIMRRETDEFTNSLESELDGIEDPHEGIERLCRCYRTFAERNPLIQQLMADDRYAMTFRDNVPAERLEEIQQEGMAEIVPYIEALQDQSDGLLAEHDPATILGLLSAIGLLVFYRDEYEEYADNYYEQVQELLIATLARGLTAERQN
- a CDS encoding ArsR/SmtB family transcription factor; amino-acid sequence: MVEREANDPDLDAIFGALANPTRRALIEQLAGNSESVGDLAEPHDMSLAAVSKHLQVLEDAGLIEVEKDGRVRRCRLDAAPLSDAFGWLTRYRIFWEDRLDALEDHLEEDDQ
- a CDS encoding SRPBCC family protein, whose translation is MTDHEAADETEFEPSEYNLIIERTFDAPRERVWEAWTNPEQVEQWWGPEGFTVPRCEMDVRPGGSFHIDMEAPDGTIYPDEGEFHEVDEPERLVATSRAFEDEDGDFQLEVRQTVTFADRDGRTELTLEAEVITGTPEVADALEGMELGWSQSLDKLDAYVAQSAGDAE
- a CDS encoding SRPBCC family protein, encoding MTDDAGTGDRRQLETDEASLTIRRTFDAPRERVFRAFTDPEELEQWFAPGEVTTQVHILEPEPDGALSLSFVDEEHPTDIEGTFLKVLEHERIVHTWQYPGEEESRVTYEFRDVDDGTEVVLTHEDIGPYQDRSARENADGYAEGWTSALEKLEGVASRE
- a CDS encoding GFA family protein translates to MKETYAGSCHCGAVRFESELNLLEGTTRCNCSICAKTRYWAAVATPDAFRLLQGADALTDYQLGGDTIHHRFCSRCSVKPFGRGTAAELGGDFYAVNVACLDDATDEELAEAPVTYVDGRHDRESSPAETRHL